Proteins encoded in a region of the Nicotiana tomentosiformis chromosome 9, ASM39032v3, whole genome shotgun sequence genome:
- the LOC138899128 gene encoding uncharacterized protein gives MAKISKTVPQKEDASSSRLVGEKPVVEPRLEELILERCVIDSNLKDEKTSSVAGRCLGKDAVMRPLSGDKEFLPPISKSEKVIKRKRASDSEGQKPKKRAARKPKASVLHHEREGEVKGLRAKLEASRKEQAELAEKVKRIFEFNDIGSGVTANSSVPQVEKKFDVIRKLRVEVHAMRVEAEEWKKNIDRLASEKEAARAQLASVEAPLPSIKEKALVQAKKIEEFQSWLSSANSDRERLVTELAATKSEAQKTMANADALVAVYRSDTEAAQVRAKEVAEAAQARANLVAEHPK, from the exons ATGGCCAAGATATCTAAAACCGTTCCTCAGAAAGAGGATGCTTCCTCCTCTCGGCTGGTTGGTGAGAAACCGGTGGTGGAGCCACGCCTCGAAGAACTCATTCTCGAGAGATGTGTTATCGATTCCAACCTTAAGGACGAGAAAACCTCATCGGTTGCTGGTcgat gtCTCGGAAAAGATGCGGTTATGAGACCCCTATCAGGTGATAAAGAATTTTTACCGCCTATCTCAAAATCGGAGAAGGtgattaagagaaaaagggcctcggactccgagggtcaaaaacccaaAAAGAGAGCAGCTCGTAAACCCAAG gcttCTGTGCTTCATCATGAG agagaaggagaagtaaaAGGACTTCGGGCTAAGTTGGAAGCATCACGGAAAGAACAAGCTGAGCTGGCCGAGaaggtaaaaagaatctttgaatttAATGATATTGGCTCGGGAGTGACGGCTAATAGTTCAGTCCCACAGGTCGAGAAAAAGTTCGACGTGATCAGGAAACTTCGTGTTGAAGTGCACGCAATGAGGGTAGAGGCCGAAGAGTGGAAAAAGAACATTGATcgccttgcctcagaaaaggaggcCGCCCGAGCTCAACTGGCGTCGGTTGAGGCCCCACTCCCAAGCATAAAAGAGaaagccttggtgcaagccaagaaaatcgAGGAGTTCCAGTCTTGGTTGAGCTCAGCAAAttctgatcgagagagactgGTCACAGAACTTGCAGCGACCAAATCGGAGGCCCAGAAAACCATGGCCAATGCTGATGCACTGGTGGCCGTTTATCGATCTGATACCgaagctgctcaggttcgagcaaaggaggttgctgaggctgctcaggctCGGGCAAACCTAGTTGCCGAGCATCCTAAATGA